One window from the genome of Sardina pilchardus chromosome 12, fSarPil1.1, whole genome shotgun sequence encodes:
- the fntb gene encoding protein farnesyltransferase subunit beta: MDTVASPLRCFDECHPLELLKDDGIQTVTSAEQRKVERSIQEVISAYQQMHSTPQPTLLREQHYQYLKKGLRHLSDAYECLDASRPWLCYWILHSLELLEEPVPASIASDVCDFLSRCQTPKGGFAGGPGQHPHLAPTYAAVNALCIIGTEESYNVINREKLLDFLFSVKQPDGSFVMHVGGEVDVRSAYCAASVASLTNIITPTLFEGTHNWIMSCQNWEGGLGGVPGLEAHGGYTFCGTAAMVILGKEHMLDLKALLRWVTSRQMRFEGGFQGRCNKLVDGCYSFWQAGLLPLLHRALYKEGDSTLSLTNWMFQQQALQEYILLCCQNPAGGLLDKPGKSRDFYHTCYCLSGLSVAQHFGNRDLHHELVLGKGENKLAPTHPVYNICPEKVAQAIQHFHKLPVPEGPHAAAAATASGNPMDQL, translated from the exons ATGGACACGGTAGCTTCACCTTTACGATGCTTTGATGAGTGTCATCCTCTTGAGTTGTTGAAAGATGACGGAATACAAACCGTGACTTCAGCCGAACAG AGAAAAGTAGAACGCAGTATTCAAGAAGTAATCAGTGCTTACCAGCAAATGCACAGCACGCCACA ACCTACGTTACTGAGAGAGCAACACTACCAGTATCTTAAAAAGGGTTTACGCCATCTTTCAGATGCATACGAG TGTCTGGACGCCAGCCGGCCCTGGCTCTGCTACTGGATCCTGCACagcctggagctgctggaggagccCGTGCCCGCCTCCATCGCCTCTGA tgtgtgtgactTCCTGTCACGGTGCCAGACCCCGAAGGGGGGGTTCGCGGGGGGCCCTGGCCAGCACCCACACCTGGCCCCTACCTATGCGGCTGTCAACGCCCTCTGCATCATCGGCACGGAAGAGTCCTACAACGTCATCAACAG GGAGAAGCTTCTGGACTTCCTGTTCTCCGTCAAGCAGCCAGATGGCTCCTTTGTGATGCACGTGGGTGGGGAGGTGGATGTCAG GAGCGCGTACTGTGCTGCATCAGTGGCCTCCCTCACCAACATCATCACGCCCACTCTGTTTGAGGGAACGCACAACTGGATCATGAG ctgtcaGAACTGGGAAGGGGGTCTAGGTGGCGTGCCAGGTTTGGAGGCCCACGGCGGCTACACCTTCTGTGGCACGGCGGCCATGGTGATCCTGGGCAAGGAGCACATGCTGGACCTCAAGGCCTTGTTA cgctgggtGACCAGTCGACAGATGCGCTTCGAGGGCGGCTTCCAGGGGCGCTGCAACAAGCTGGTGGACGGCTGCTACTCCTTCTGGCAGGCGGGGCTCCTGCCGCTGCTCCACCGGGCGCTCTATAAagaag GGGACTCAACACTCAGTCTGACCAACTGGATGTTTCAGCAGCAGGCCCTGCAGGAGTACATTCTGCTGTGCTGCCAGAACCCAGCCGGTGGCCTGCTGGACAAGCCTGGCAA GTCTAGAGACTTCTACCACACGTGCTACTGTCTAAGTGGGCTCTCCGTAGCGCAGCATTTTGGGAACAGGGATCTCCACCACGAGCTGGTTCTCGGCAAAGGAGAGAACAAACTG GCGCCGACCCATCCCGTGTATAACATCTGCCCTGAGAAGGTCGCCCAAGCCATACAGCACTTCCACAAGCTACCAGTGCCAGAGGGGCCCcatgcggcggcggcggcgacggccTCAGGAAATCCCATGGACCAGCTGTAG
- the rab15 gene encoding ras-related protein Rab-15 isoform X1 — MAKQYDVLFRLLLLGDSGVGKTCLLCRFTDNEFHPSHISTIGVDFKMKTLMIDGIKVRIQIWDTAGQERYQTITKQYYRRAQGIFLVYDITSERSFQHIMKWASDVDEYAPEKVQKILIGNKSDEEHKRQVATEQGTKLAKAYGMDFYETSAFTNHNIKESFTRLAEQVLQANWKDLDVLRASVTDELNITALEDEEGIGDGHGDSQKACWC, encoded by the exons ATGGCTAAGCAATATGATGTTCTGTTCAGACTCTTGCTTCTTGGAGACTCCGGAGTCGGAAAAACCTGTTTATTATGCAGATTCACGGACAATGAATTTCACCCTTCACATATTTCCACAATAG GTGTCGATTTCAAAATGAAGACCTTAATGATAGATGGAATTAAAGTAAGGATACAGATATG GGATACGGCAGGCCAGGAGAGATACCAGACTATAACCAAACAGTACTACAGACGAGCACAG GGAATCTTCCTGGTGTATGACATCACAAGCGAGCGGTCCTTCCAGCACATTATGAAGTGGGCCAGTGATGTGGATGAG TATGCTCCTGAAAAAGTACAGAAGATTCTTATAGGGAATAAATCGGACGAGGAGCACAAGAGACAGGTGGCTACAGAGCAGGGTACCAAG CTTGCCAAAGCTTATGGAATGGACTTCTACGAGACAAGTGCCTTCACCAACCACAACATCAAGGAG TCTTTCACACGGCTGGCCGAGCAGGTCCTTCAAGCTAACTGGAAAGACCTGGATGTACTGAGAGCATCTGTGACTGACGAGCTCAACATCACCGCCCTGGAGGATGAAGAAGGCATAGGCGATGGCCATGGAGACTCACAAAAAGCCTGCTGGTGTTAA
- the rab15 gene encoding ras-related protein Rab-15 isoform X2: MAKQYDVLFRLLLLGDSGVGKTCLLCRFTDNEFHPSHISTIGVDFKMKTLMIDGIKVRIQIWDTAGQERYQTITKQYYRRAQGIFLVYDITSERSFQHIMKWASDVDEYAPEKVQKILIGNKSDEEHKRQVATEQGTKLAKAYGMDFYETSAFTNHNIKEVLQANWKDLDVLRASVTDELNITALEDEEGIGDGHGDSQKACWC; encoded by the exons ATGGCTAAGCAATATGATGTTCTGTTCAGACTCTTGCTTCTTGGAGACTCCGGAGTCGGAAAAACCTGTTTATTATGCAGATTCACGGACAATGAATTTCACCCTTCACATATTTCCACAATAG GTGTCGATTTCAAAATGAAGACCTTAATGATAGATGGAATTAAAGTAAGGATACAGATATG GGATACGGCAGGCCAGGAGAGATACCAGACTATAACCAAACAGTACTACAGACGAGCACAG GGAATCTTCCTGGTGTATGACATCACAAGCGAGCGGTCCTTCCAGCACATTATGAAGTGGGCCAGTGATGTGGATGAG TATGCTCCTGAAAAAGTACAGAAGATTCTTATAGGGAATAAATCGGACGAGGAGCACAAGAGACAGGTGGCTACAGAGCAGGGTACCAAG CTTGCCAAAGCTTATGGAATGGACTTCTACGAGACAAGTGCCTTCACCAACCACAACATCAAGGAG GTCCTTCAAGCTAACTGGAAAGACCTGGATGTACTGAGAGCATCTGTGACTGACGAGCTCAACATCACCGCCCTGGAGGATGAAGAAGGCATAGGCGATGGCCATGGAGACTCACAAAAAGCCTGCTGGTGTTAA